One window of the Salvia splendens isolate huo1 chromosome 1, SspV2, whole genome shotgun sequence genome contains the following:
- the LOC121745213 gene encoding probable serine/threonine-protein kinase PBL22 → MSPSAAGAVVVVGVKPDCRSKELLTWALVKVANSGDRVIALCIIHPDADRTIILSLVKNFDSLLAAFEGFCNLKQVDLKLKVCRGSPVRNILSREAASCGAASLVLGTSKANTTLRSKTSLAKSCAKSLQNSISVICVDNGKIMFQSESRYKKSKTFSNIPLSLPAQRVSSSSSSANGRISMALVPCKSQEMVARRSGWTLLSRTFLHGSRGFEYATSKKSSVMHWLSKLPSLQSVAAIYPDQKQFSASNMIFSDELGNLQEKYSNKCQLFSYQELSLATNNFIPEYLIGKGGSSQVYKGCLPGSREIAVKILKPSNYVLEHFVSEIEILTSFCHKNIISLVGFCYNEDQLLLVYNLLSRGCLEESLHGCPVSRDQFGWGKRYKIALGVAEALDALHNAAVPIIHRDVKSSNILLSDNFGPQLSDFGLATWKSSCSRDMDTSDVAGTFGYLAPECFMHGELNEKIDVYAFGVVLLELLSGKKAIDNGQPKGQESLVVWAKHILKEGKISELQDPSLGDAYDRNQFENVVLAATLCIRHRAQSRPAINLVLKLLQGDSDVIEWARQDGDIDYMNHEQSATDIQSFINLALLDLEDETAFTSIVGQNVPVED, encoded by the exons ATGTCTCCGTCAGCAGCCGGTGCGGTGGTGGTTGTCGGAGTGAAGCCAGACTGCCGTAGTAAAGAGCTGCTGACGTGGGCGCTGGTGAAAGTCGCCAACTCCGGCGATCGCGTCATTGCTCTCTGCATCATCCACCCCGACGCTG ATAGAACGATTATACTGTCATTGGTGAAGAATTTCGACTCACTGCTGGCTGCATTTGAAGGTTTCTGTAACCTAAAACAG GTGGATCTAAAGCTCAAGGTCTGTAGAGGGTCTCCAGTTCGGAATATATTGTCCAGGGAGGCAGCATCTTGTGGTGCAGCGAGTTTAGTACTTGGTACTTCAAAAGCCAACACCACACTTCGATCCAAAACCTCTCTTGCCAAGTCATGTGCCAAGAGTCTCCAAAATAGTATTTCAGTTATATGCGTTGACAATGGGAAGATTATGTTCCAAAGTGAATCAAGATACAAAAAGAGTAAGACTTTTTCCAATATCCCTTTGAGTCTACCGGCTCAGAGAGTCTCATCATCATCTAGTAGTGCGAATGGGAGAATCTCAATGGCTCTAGTACCTTGTAAATCTCAAGAAATGGTTGCCCGGAGATCAGGGTGGACGTTACTCAGCAGGACGTTTCTACATGGAAGCAGAGGTTTTGAATATGCAACTTCTAAGAAATCATCAGTGATGCATTGGCTATCGAAACTGCCAAGCCTGCAATCTGTTGCAGCTATTTATCCTGATCAGAAGCAGTTCAGTGCATCCAACATGATTTTCTCAGACGAACTTGGAAATCTTCAAGAGAAATACTCAAACAAATGTCAGTTGTTTAGCTATCAAGAACTCTCATTAGCAACGAATAATTTCATACCCG AATATTTGATTGGAAAAGGGGGAAGCAGCCAGGTCTACAAAGGTTGTCTACCAGGAAGCAGGGAAATAGCTGTTAAAATTCTGAAGCCATCAAACTATGTACTGGAACATTTTGTTTCAGAAATCGAAATCCTTACGTCTTTCTGCCACAAAAATATAATCTCTTTAGTTGGTTTCTGTTATAACGAAGACCAACTACTTTTGGTGTATAATCTTTTATCCAGAGGATGCTTAGAAGAGAGTCTCCATG GTTGTCCCGTGTCTCGAGATCAGTTTGGTTGGGGGAAGAGATATAAGATTGCTTTGGGTGTTGCTGAGGCATTGGATGCATTACATAATGCAGCTGTGCCAATCATCCATAGAGATGTAAAATCTTCGAATATCCTTCTTTCAGATAATTTCGGGCCACAG CTATCGGATTTTGGGCTTGCCACATGGAAATCGAGCTGTTCTCGTGATATGGATACCTCTGATGTTGCTGGAACATTTGG CTACTTAGCTCCAGAGTGTTTCATGCACGGGGAACTAAATGAAAAGATTGATGTCTATGCATTCGGTGTCGTACTACTTGAGCTCTTGTCGGGTAAAAAGGCTATCGATAATGGACAACCAAAGGGCCAGGAAAGCTTGGTTGTGTGG GCAAAACACATTCTGAAGGAAGGGAAAATCTCAGAACTGCAAGATCCAAGTTTGGGGGATGCTTACGACCGCAATCAATTTGAGAATGTGGTTTTAGCTGCAACCCTTTGTATCAGACATAGAGCACAATCTCGTCCTGCTATTAACCTC GTTCTCAAACTCCTTCAAGGGGACTCAGACGTTATAGAATGGGCGAGACAGGATGGAGATATCGATTATATGAACCATGAGCAATCTGCAACAGATATCCAGTCCTTCATCAATCTTGCTTTGCTTGATTTGGAAGATGAAACCGCGTTTACAAGCATTGTTGGGCAGAATGTCCCGGTGGAGGACTAG